A segment of the Staphylococcus ratti genome:
CTCCCTTCAAAGTAATTTATTAAATCGCTTTCTACTGTTTCAATATCATTTGTCAGTTGTGTAAGATGCCCCATCTTACGCAATGGCTTGCGAGATGTTTTACCGTAAATGTGAACATGCCATTCAGGATGAGACGCAAAAACGTCTTCAAGCAAGTCCAAATCTTTTCCAAGTAAGTTCATCATCACAGCTGGTTTTAATAACTGAATCTCTGGCGGCAATTGCTGGCCTGTAACAGCCATAATATGTGTGTCAAATTGTGAATAGTCACATGCTTCTATTGAATAATGTCCAGAATTGTGTGGTCTAGGTGCAATTTCGTTTACATATAATTCATCATTTTCGTCAATAAAAAATTCAACTGTAAAAGTTCCTATAAAATGAATGGCTTGTGTAATCTTTCGAACTTCTTCTTGCGCAATCGCGGTATGATGCACTCTTGCAGGAACAACCGTTTTGAAAAGAATTTGATTACGATGTTCATTTTCTTGAAGTGGGAAAAATAATATTTCACCGTTTAAACCTCTAGTGACTGTCAACGAAACTTCACGTTTTAATTCAAGAAATTGTTCTGCGACACATTCTTGTTCTTGGATAAGTGCAAGTGCTTCTTCTAATTTCTGCTCTGAATCCACAAATACTTGTCCTTTACCGTCATAACCACCAAAACGGGTTTTTAACATAAATGGATAACCCAGTTCCTTAACCGCCATATTCAAATCATTCGGCGAAGTCACTTGAACAAATGGTACGACTCGTGCACCCGCATTTTGAATAGATTGTTTTTCTATTAGGCGATCTTGCAAGCGTTGAATGGCATCATAACCTTGTGGCACATTAAAACGCTCTGTTAATTTTTGAAGTTGTTTAGCGTTAATATTTTCAAACTCATAAGTGATCACATCAGATTTCGTTCCTAATTCCTCCAAAGCCTCCGCATCATCGTAAGCTGCATGAATAAATTCATGTGCGACGTATTGCGTAGGGCACGCTGCATCTGGGTCTAAAACAATGACACGATAGCCC
Coding sequences within it:
- the purK gene encoding 5-(carboxyamino)imidazole ribonucleotide synthase; translated protein: MTYNKLKFGSTIGIIGGGQLGKMMAQSAQKMGYRVIVLDPDAACPTQYVAHEFIHAAYDDAEALEELGTKSDVITYEFENINAKQLQKLTERFNVPQGYDAIQRLQDRLIEKQSIQNAGARVVPFVQVTSPNDLNMAVKELGYPFMLKTRFGGYDGKGQVFVDSEQKLEEALALIQEQECVAEQFLELKREVSLTVTRGLNGEILFFPLQENEHRNQILFKTVVPARVHHTAIAQEEVRKITQAIHFIGTFTVEFFIDENDELYVNEIAPRPHNSGHYSIEACDYSQFDTHIMAVTGQQLPPEIQLLKPAVMMNLLGKDLDLLEDVFASHPEWHVHIYGKTSRKPLRKMGHLTQLTNDIETVESDLINYFEGRQS